TTATCTCAAGTATGCTCCCATCCTGCAAGTTTAAAATCTTCCTAAATAAAGGGAGCGAAACAGGAGCCAGGCTCAAGCTCTACCGTAACACTTGCCAGcgtcccctcccccactgccaGCTCGTAGAGCCTGTAATTCTTGCCAAACAGGAAGACGGGGACAGGTGCCATCAGCTCTGTGCAGTTCCAGCAATCATCTGAAACACTGCTCACCACCTACCTCCCCCTGAACCAAGGGTCCCCTAAcaccaattttaaaaaagaaagcgtaagtttttttcaattaatttattGGAAAATTCAGAAGTTTCAACGGCAGCATCCTTTAGAAACTAAAGCATTGCCCGTATCCGTTTAGAAAAAGCAGTGCAGTCTGTCAAGTCCGACCCACTCCTGCAGCTGTACCAAGTCCAGGCTTCCTCGCCTGGCTCTTCCTCTCCTTTCAGCCAAGCGCAGGCGGCTGAGTCACGCCTGTCCCACCAGTCTGTCCTTCCTGTGACCAACGTGCCTGCCTCGGCCTTCCTGTGCGAGCAGCCGCTCCGGACACTTGCAGAGTCCTCGGCTGGGGACAATCTGCCCCAGCCGCCTCCAAGCCAGCCCCCTCCTCGGGAGGTGGCGCTCCTCGCTCCCCAGGCGCCCTGCCTGCCAATCGCCACGCCGCACTCGGGCGCCCTCCGAGGGCCCCTCCAGAGCCAGCAGCGCGCTAGGCGCCCCGGAGCGTCACCACGTCGATCAGACCAAGGTCCTCCACTTCAGGCTGTCACTCAGGGAGGGTGATGCTGGGCACCCAGTCGTTGACGCTGCGGCTCTCCTCGCAGAACAGGTTGAGTTTTTCCAAGGCAGGGTCTTTCCACGCGTCCTCATTGGGATTCTGCAGGGAGAAAACGGGGGTCAGCTAGGCTGGCCACAGGCCGGGACCAACAGGGGAAGACACCGGGGAAGGGCGGAGGCGGCACTCACCGAAATGAGGATGCAGTGCAGGTCGCCTGGCGCACCCGCCTCGTCGCCGGCGCCCACGATCGCCGCCAGCCGCTGCACGTCGCCCACGCGCACGATGTCTATGTCGTTCTCGCAGCAGAAAGCTTGGATTAGCGTGAAGTGAATCTGAAGCGCGATGTCGCCCTCGTCCTCCTCGTCAGCGGCCAGCACGCAAAAGGTCACGTTGTCTGGGTCCCTGCACGGACAGATGGGAGGCAAGGTCAGGGGCGGCGAGCCAGGGACTCCTCCGCGCCGCCACCGGGTCTCCCAGCAGCCCCACTCCCAGTCACCTCACCCGATAAGGGCTGGGTCTATACTCACACGTTCAGGACTTTGGCGGACTCGTAGACGCCGGCAGTAAGGCAGCCCTGGCGCTGCGCCGACAGTAGCAGCTCCTGGAGCGCTTTCCCGGCGCTCTGCATCCTATGGGAGAGCCAGAGCCGTGAGCGGGGACCGGCTGTAGGACGTAGGGGATCCCCCCAACCCCAGCTTCCCAACTCCAATCGATTCTCTAGCCTCAACTTAACGCTAATACCCTTGACTTTCATCCCGGACCTGGCGCCCGCACCGTAACTCCCCAGCTTCAATTCGGCGCCAGCACTCCTGAGACTCTGGTCTCGGGGACAGGCCCCCGG
Above is a genomic segment from Castor canadensis chromosome 13, mCasCan1.hap1v2, whole genome shotgun sequence containing:
- the Gadd45g gene encoding growth arrest and DNA damage-inducible protein GADD45 gamma, with translation MTLEEVRGQDTVPETTARMQSAGKALQELLLSAQRQGCLTAGVYESAKVLNVDPDNVTFCVLAADEEDEGDIALQIHFTLIQAFCCENDIDIVRVGDVQRLAAIVGAGDEAGAPGDLHCILISNPNEDAWKDPALEKLNLFCEESRSVNDWVPSITLPE